In Aquiflexum balticum DSM 16537, a single genomic region encodes these proteins:
- a CDS encoding AglZ/HisF2 family acetamidino modification protein: MFRPRVIPVLLFKGLGLFKTKKFKNPNYLGDPINTVKLFNDLQADELMILDISASNENRTISLDFVKEIGDEAFMPFSVGGGIKNVKEAVKLIQSGSEKVIISEAFVKNPALIGQISKELGSQSVTVCLDVKKTFFMRYEVRYRNGRIKGKKTLLEYVKLAEDYGAGEIMINCIDKDGTMTGYDFEIIKEINKSVNIPSIICGGAGNIMDLKLAYIHGAQAIAAGSMFVYHGPRKAVLINYPSREELFKLFAE; encoded by the coding sequence ATGTTTAGACCTCGTGTCATTCCTGTTTTGCTTTTCAAGGGTTTGGGCTTATTTAAAACTAAAAAATTCAAGAATCCCAATTACTTAGGAGATCCTATCAATACTGTAAAGTTATTTAATGATCTACAGGCAGATGAATTAATGATACTTGATATTTCTGCTAGTAATGAAAACAGAACAATATCATTAGATTTTGTAAAGGAGATCGGCGATGAGGCATTCATGCCTTTTAGTGTGGGTGGCGGAATAAAAAATGTAAAGGAAGCCGTTAAACTTATTCAGTCCGGTTCAGAGAAAGTGATAATTTCGGAAGCCTTTGTTAAAAATCCAGCTTTAATTGGTCAAATTTCCAAGGAATTAGGTAGTCAAAGTGTGACTGTATGTTTGGATGTCAAGAAAACATTTTTTATGAGATATGAGGTGCGGTATAGAAATGGAAGAATCAAAGGGAAGAAGACTTTATTGGAATATGTGAAATTAGCTGAAGATTATGGGGCGGGAGAGATTATGATCAATTGTATAGATAAGGATGGTACAATGACGGGCTATGATTTTGAAATCATAAAGGAAATTAATAAATCAGTAAATATCCCCTCAATAATATGTGGAGGTGCTGGAAATATAATGGACTTGAAATTGGCCTATATTCATGGAGCACAGGCTATTGCAGCAGGAAGTATGTTTGTTTACCATGGGCCAAGAAAAGCTGTTTTAATAAATTATCCTTCCAGAGAAGAACTTTTTAAATTATTTGCAGAATGA
- a CDS encoding adenine nucleotide alpha hydrolase family protein — protein MKASKGKICKLGVWDESIPDIKFDDEGISSYAKIFKKLLADFPKGEEGQKIWEGFVMKMKSHGRRNKYDCIIGVSGGTDSSFLLHLAAEYNLRVLAVYLDNGWGSNIAVGNIKKMTQALDFDLETYVINYQEVIDVFKAYLKAQLPWVDGPTDLAIKAVLYKVADREGLKHILIGHDFRTEGFQPNEWTYTDSLQLKFLTKKYQNRVLRSFPSLSIWSFGYFAYLKNIKMIRPFFYLPYTKSNAKKILVQKYNWVDYGGHHYENIFTKFIISYWLPKKFGIDKRKITLSAQVLSGEISRELAIEEIGKKPFDEDSVDKDIEFVAKKLNFPKSELIELLEGPGKFFTDYPSYFPRIQKMKRLIFPAMKYLLPNKPLMFYQMEERDQ, from the coding sequence ATGAAGGCATCTAAAGGAAAAATATGCAAACTTGGTGTATGGGATGAATCCATACCTGATATCAAGTTCGATGATGAAGGTATTAGCTCGTATGCAAAGATTTTCAAAAAACTGCTAGCAGATTTTCCAAAAGGGGAAGAAGGCCAAAAGATTTGGGAAGGATTTGTTATGAAAATGAAATCACATGGAAGAAGAAATAAGTATGATTGTATTATTGGAGTTAGTGGTGGTACAGACAGTTCTTTTCTATTGCATCTCGCAGCAGAATATAACCTTAGAGTTTTAGCTGTTTACCTTGATAATGGCTGGGGATCAAATATTGCAGTTGGGAATATTAAGAAAATGACCCAAGCCTTAGATTTTGACCTAGAAACATATGTAATTAATTATCAGGAAGTCATAGATGTATTTAAGGCTTATTTAAAGGCTCAATTGCCATGGGTTGATGGTCCCACTGATTTAGCAATTAAAGCTGTGCTTTACAAAGTGGCCGATAGGGAAGGTCTAAAACACATTTTAATTGGGCATGACTTTAGAACAGAAGGGTTTCAACCAAATGAATGGACATATACAGATAGTCTTCAATTAAAGTTTTTAACAAAAAAATACCAAAATAGAGTATTACGTTCTTTTCCAAGTTTATCCATTTGGTCATTTGGTTATTTTGCATATTTAAAAAACATTAAAATGATCAGACCATTTTTTTATCTACCTTATACAAAGTCAAATGCAAAAAAAATACTAGTTCAAAAGTATAATTGGGTGGATTATGGGGGGCATCATTATGAGAATATATTTACAAAATTTATTATTAGTTATTGGTTACCAAAAAAATTTGGAATTGACAAAAGGAAAATCACATTATCAGCTCAAGTTTTGAGCGGTGAAATTTCACGAGAACTTGCAATCGAAGAAATTGGTAAAAAACCTTTTGATGAAGATAGTGTTGATAAAGACATTGAATTTGTTGCAAAAAAGCTGAATTTTCCAAAATCAGAATTAATAGAATTATTAGAAGGTCCTGGAAAATTTTTCACAGATTATCCTTCATACTTTCCTAGAATACAAAAAATGAAAAGATTGATTTTTCCTGCAATGAAATATTTGTTGCCAAACAAGCCACTAATGTTCTATCAAATGGAGGAGCGTGATCAATGA
- a CDS encoding DUF354 domain-containing protein, translating into MKSIHIDIIHPANVHYFKHSIAKWKASGHQLIITCRNKEITYELLELEGLKYIPMGKNARSALGKFFFLLKCEWSIFLLYIKKKPDLSLSFAASYVAHMSFLFGIPHISFDDTEHAGLNRKLYFPFTDLVLNPESYLLDLGKKQFKFKGHMELFYLSQKYFKPDPKIYSELGIDKHIPFVFLRFVSWGAFHDKGQMGFSDDYKIRLVEELATKYKIIISSEGELPEELRPFLIRIKPNRVHHVLYYASLFIGEGATMASECAALGTPAIYVNSLDAGTLQQQAKNGLIHNLRYQKGVIELAYNILENKGYKKDLRAKVKSLSNERYNLTDFLVWLVEEYPKSKKILLERRIDMKESFRDESSILEDNFLK; encoded by the coding sequence ATGAAATCAATCCACATAGACATCATTCACCCCGCCAATGTTCATTATTTTAAGCATTCTATAGCTAAGTGGAAAGCCAGTGGACATCAACTCATCATCACCTGCAGGAATAAGGAAATCACCTATGAACTTCTTGAACTTGAGGGATTGAAATACATTCCAATGGGGAAAAACGCTAGATCTGCTTTAGGAAAATTTTTTTTCCTTTTAAAATGTGAATGGAGTATTTTCCTGCTTTATATCAAAAAAAAGCCTGATTTGTCTTTAAGTTTTGCAGCTTCTTATGTTGCCCATATGTCATTTCTTTTTGGTATACCTCATATTTCTTTTGATGATACCGAACATGCAGGATTAAACAGAAAGCTTTATTTCCCTTTTACAGACTTGGTGTTGAATCCGGAAAGCTACCTGCTTGACCTTGGGAAAAAGCAGTTCAAGTTTAAAGGGCATATGGAGTTATTTTATCTTAGTCAAAAATATTTCAAGCCTGATCCTAAAATTTATTCTGAACTTGGTATTGATAAGCATATTCCTTTCGTGTTTTTGAGGTTTGTCTCTTGGGGGGCTTTTCATGACAAAGGCCAAATGGGATTTTCAGATGATTATAAAATCCGTTTGGTTGAAGAACTTGCTACAAAATACAAGATAATTATTTCATCAGAAGGGGAATTACCGGAGGAACTAAGGCCTTTTCTGATAAGGATTAAACCAAATAGGGTCCATCATGTGCTGTATTATGCATCATTGTTTATAGGAGAAGGCGCTACAATGGCGTCAGAATGTGCAGCGCTAGGAACCCCAGCAATTTATGTTAATTCTCTCGACGCAGGCACATTGCAACAACAAGCAAAAAATGGTCTGATACATAATTTGAGATATCAAAAAGGAGTGATTGAACTTGCGTATAATATTTTAGAGAATAAAGGATACAAAAAAGATTTAAGGGCTAAAGTCAAATCCCTCTCCAATGAAAGGTATAACCTTACAGATTTCTTGGTTTGGTTGGTGGAGGAATATCCAAAATCAAAAAAAATATTGCTTGAGCGGAGAATTGATATGAAGGAGAGTTTCAGAGACGAGTCTTCTATATTGGAAGATAACTTCCTGAAATAA